The sequence TAGCGGATTTTTTTTATGATGTTGCGCTCACTTTTGGCTATTCGCCAACGCTCGCGCCGGGCTTTCCGCTAAATCTTTTTCTTCGCTTCGCTACAAAAAAGGATACCGCTGCAATCCCTAACACAAATAATAAAGGTTTTTATTAATTTATTTGTTTATTTATTTATATTTGAGTAATTAAACTAAAAAATTATGAAAAAAAATAACCTTCTATTATTTTTTGCTATTTCTGGTTTTTTTTTCTCTTGTTCAAGTGATGACAATTCGTATCAAGTGAAATTCAACGAAGCAGAATTTACGCAACAGCGCGAATTATGGAAAGAAAATAATCTGTCCAATTATTCGTATCAATACGATTATTTTGCATCAAGTGGACCTTTTGAAATAAATGTTCTTGTTGAGAATGGGATTGCAATAGGAGATTCAGATTATGCTGATGCTAAAACAATTGATGAAGTTTTTAATAAAATCCAATCAGATTATCAAGATGCTTTAAATCAAGATAAAAATGGAATAAAGGGAGTCCAAATTACTGTGTCGTATAATAAAGAATTTCATTATCCAGAAAAAATTTATTACTCAACTTCATACAAAGGTGATAGTCCTTTAGGTGGCGCATATTATGAATTAGAAATAAAAAATTTTACACCAAACAATTAATTTTGAAAATTAAATGCATTTTAATAAACAAAAAAATGAAGCTTTAGAGCTTCATTTTTTAGGATTATTTTTTCTTGAAAATGTATTTATCTTTTAATGGACCATCAATAACTTTTCCGTCTTGGTCTAAGAATACCAATTGATTTTCTTCAACTTTAAGTTTCATATCCACTATTTTTCCTTTTAGGTGAGCGATGGTTCCATCGTGCCACATAATTGTACCTTTGTCCTCAATCGTTTCTTTCTTACCTAAATACGTTTGTTTAATTACAAAAGTATTGTCATCATTTAAAGCTAATTCTGTCTGAATTCCTTCGCAATCAGCACAAGGTAAAGTACCAGCGTAAATTCCAGCCCAATCCAATGCAGTTTGTGCAGTGCTTCCATCAGGTTTTTCTTCTGTTGGTTTAGGAGTTTCCGTTTGCTCAGTTGTAGCAGGTTGGTTTAACGAATCGTTTGTAGATGTATTAGCATCCGCTTTTTTATCACAAGATGCAAATCCTACAGCAATTACAGCTGCAGCTAAAATCATTTTTTTCATTTCTATTCAATTTTATATTTGTATAAAGGTATTAAAAAAATGAAAAAAAGAAGTTTTTTTTAACCAATTTATACAATTTATCTTTTGTGTTTTAGTTGACATAATAAATTGTAAATTGTAAACAAAAATGCAAACTCCAAAAGAAATTGTTTTAAAACAAAGATGTTTCTTTTATAACGGAAATACTTTATCTATCTCTTATAGAAAAGAAGCTTTGTTGAAGTTAAAAAAAAGCCTAGAAAAACATCAAGATGAATTAATTCAAGCCGTTTATAACGATTTTAAAAAATCTGAATACGAAGTTTTGTTAACTGAGTTTGCCATGTTACAATTGGAGATTAAAAATCATTTAAAAAATTTATATCATTGGGCAAAACCACAAAAGGTAAGAGCTTCAATATTAAATTTTCCATCTTCTGACTTTATTTACAAGCAACCTTACGGCGTTGTTCTTATTATTTCACCTTGGAATTATCCACTTTTATTAGCACTTCAACCGATGATTTCAGCAATTGCAGCAGGAAATTGTGTAATTCTGAAACCTTCTGAAATTTCAGTTCATACTTCCAAAGTTTTACAAAAGATGATTTCCGAAACTTTTCCACAAGAATATATTTCGGTTATTCAAGGTGATGTTCAAAAAACAACTGAAATTCTCGAAAATAAATTTGATAAAATCTTTTTTACAGGAAGTACTTCGGTTGGGAAAATCATACAACAAAAAGCGGCAGAAACTTTAACGCCGACTGTTTTAGAATTAGGAGGGAAAAGTCCGTGTGTGATAAATAAATCTGCGAATCTTGAAATTGCTGCGAAACGAATTACTTTCGGAAAATTTGTAAATGCTGGGCAAACCTGTATTGCACCAGATTTTATTTGGATTGATGAAACGATTAAAGATAAATTCATAGCCATTTTAAAACAAACCATCATTGATTTTTATGGAAACGAAATGCAACCGAATCCTGATTTTCCAAGAATCATTAATCAAAAACAATTTTTGCGTTTAGAGAAATATCTATCTGACGGAAAAATTTACTTCGGAGGAAAAACAGATGCTGTTGATAATTATATCCAACCCACAATTTTAGATGACATTTCTTTTGATGATGCAATTATGCAAGATGAAATTTTTGGTCCTATTCTTCCGATTTTGACTTTTAAAAATTTAGCAGAGGTTATCGAACACAATCATCAAAACGAAAAACCTTTGGCGATGTATTTATTTTCAACCAACGAATCTGAAATTAAAAAATTTATGACGCAAACACAATTTGGTGGAGGTTGTATTAACGATGTTTTGTCGCATATTATAAATGATAAAGTTCCGTTTGGTGGTTTTGGTGCAAGCGGATTAGGAAATTATCACGGAAAATTCGGCTTTGATACTTTTGTTCATTTTAAAACGATTGTTCATCGAAAAAACTGGTTCGATTTTAAGATAAAGTATGCGCCTTATGCAAAAAAAAGCCAAATTATTAAGAAATTCCTATTCCGATTTTTATCTTAAAATCGTAAATTTGAGCAAATAAAAATTTATGGAATTATATTATACGTTTTCAGTTCTAATTGTATTAGCCTCGTTATTTGCGTATTTAAACGTACGCTTTTTAAAACTTCCAGGAACCATCGGTATTATGATTATCGCAATGATGGTTTCTGTTGGAATTCGTCTTCTTGGAGACCAATTCTTTCCACAAACTACACAAGAATTTTTTCAGTTAATAAAGGAATTCGATTTTACCGAAATTTTGATGGGAGCCATGCTTAATTTCTTATTATTTGCCGGAGCCCTCCATGTGAATATTTCAGATTTAAAAGAACATAAATGGCCCATTTTTACTTATGCAACCATAAGTGTTGTTTTATCAGCGTTTATTATTTCAGGTATCTTGTTTTATGTTGCACCAATTTTTGGAATTACAATTCCGTTTATCTATTGTTTGCTTTTTGGTACTTTGATTTCTCCGACAGACCCAATCGTGGTTTTAGGAATTTTAAAAGAAGCTAAAGTTCCAAAAATGATTGAAACTAAAATTACTGGAGAATCATTATTTAATGATGGAGTTGCCGTTGTAATGTTTGCTGTCGTTTTAAAAATGGCTACAGATACTTCATTCGAAGCTACATTTGGTTCTGTTTCTTGGCTGTTTTTAATTGAAGCTGGTGGAGGAGTACTTTTAGGTGCTTTACTTGGAATTACTGCTTCTCGAGTAATGAAAAAGATTGACGATTATAAAGTAACAGTATTAATTACATTAGCAATTGTAATGGGCGGTTTCTTAATCGCATCTGAATTACATTTTTCTTCTCCATTAGCGATGGTAATTGCTGGTTTAATTATTGGAAATTACGGTAAAAAGCATTCAATGAATGAAACCACACGCGATTATTTAGGTAAGTTTTGGGAATTGATAGATGAAATTTTAAATGCTATTTTATTCTTATTTATTGGTTTTGAATTGTTGGTCTTACCAGATTTACAGCATCAATTATTGTTAGGAATTGTTACAATTTTCATTGGATTATTGGCTCGTACACTTTCTATTTTTATTCCTGCTTCAACAATTTTACGAAAAAACACGTATTCAAGAGGTTCTTTGATTACGATGGTTTGGGGAGGTATTCGCGGTGGAGTTTCGATTGCATTGGTGATGTCGATACCAAATTCGGCAGGAGAAATTAAAGATGTTTTATTAGAAATTACTTATATTGTGGTCTTATTCTCGATCGTAGTTCAAGGATTAACGGTTGGAAAAGTGGCAAAAAAAGTATTAAAAGAAGAATAATTTTAAGAGGAATGAAAGTTCCTCTTTTTTTTATAATTATGGAGAAAGAAGTTTATTTAAATGATATCAAGAAATCATTAGAATTAGAAAAAATTGATTTCTTTGACGAGGAAAAGCAAATTATATCAGAAGTTTTTTATCAAAACGGAGTTGATATAAATTTGTGTGTCAGCTTTTTTAAATTGATTTTACAGACACGAAATTTACTATATAAATACAACTTGCATTTGGTTTATGAACCTTTTAATTCTAAAGATACAGAAGATGTAAATTGGCAAAGTTTCAAAATTACGAATGGAGTGCAAACCAAACTCGAAGTATTTTACGATAGCAATTATTCATTCATGCGAATTGAAGATAATATTTCGGCAATGTATTTTTAAACAAAAGCGCTTCCAAATTAGGAAGCGTTTCCGTTTATAATTTTTTCATTTTTAATTTAAGTTTCTTTAGATATTTTTTTGGATAGATAAACGCATTGTTTTTATAATCAATTTTGAATGCATGCAAATTTTTAGTTTCTTTATTATTAAGAACTACCCAATAATTTAGACTTTTTGAATCTTTATATATCGAATTAATTGGAAAAAGAATTTCTTCATAAGAACCTGCAATTTCAAATCCAAGATGACCAAAGGTAAACGCTGTCTTATCTTTTACTTTATTTGATTCCCATCTTATAATTTCGGCACGACCACCAGCACCCCTTTCTAAATTGCTTTCTACAATTGTGAAATGTTTTTTAATTAAACTAAAGGCTTCAAAACGGTCAGGTACTTTTGTTTCAATTTCTTTAAGTAAATTATAATCTTCGTCATAAAACAAAACTGTTTCCATACCAAAAAAAACATTAACATAGAATTCTATTTGAGTATTAGTATCTAAAATTTTTTGTTCCATGTATCTTTTAGCTGGAATATCTCTAATTTTTAGACGCATGTTATCCTTATCAAACACATCAATTTTGTTATCATCTGAATAAGCAATGATATAATCGGAAGAATTTTCAAAATTATTATATTCTTTTTCTAACAAAAATTTATCAGCAAATACAGTTGATGAAATTAATAGACTTTTATTATCTTCTAAAAAATGAAAATATTTGCTTCTGTTTTTTAAATATAAATATTCATCTTTTGTCTTATAACTTATACTTTCACCAGTTTCTTTATTAAAAAAATAAAAAATATCTTTATTTACAAAGGCAAGAACATCGGTAAAAATTGGTGCATATTCTTCAAATTTTGGTTCTAAATATTCTTCTAAGTTTTCTTTATTTACAATTCCGAATTTATTTTCATATTGAAAAGCCTCGTACTTCTCTTGAGCAAAAGCATTTATAGAAACAAATAATAATAAAATAAATTTTTTCATAAAAGTAATTCTGTATTATGGATTGATTATTAAAGCCGTAAAATAAAGCTTTTCGCATTAAAACAAAAAAACATTGTAGTTCAATTTCTACAATTGATAGATAATCCTTACTACAAAACTAAGTTGAATTCCGTTGTTACTTTGTCATATCAAAATGAAACAAAAAAATATAACAAAATAACTTTTTAAAAAACTACAAAAATGGAAACTACAAGAAACTTCTTCAAATCAGTATCAGTTTTAGCAATCGCTTTAATGTTTGGATTCGGTGCAAATGCACAAGATTCTAAAGTAAAAACAAATAAATTATCAGTAAACGTTGGTGAATTTTACAGTTTGAATTTAAGTAACGATAACGCAACTATTTTATTAGATAGCGAAGCAAAATTTGCAAACGGAAGTGAATCAACTCCAATTACAATGACTATTTTCTCTTCAAGAAAATATGCAGTTACAGCAAAAGTTTCTTCAGCTCAATTTAACGAAACTGCTGATAACACTTCAGTAAGTACAAATAATATCGATTTGATTGTTGCTAAAACAAGCGGAAATGACGAAGCTGCAATTTCTAACAGAACCAATAACAGCTTGAAGCATGCAGCAGCAGAAGAAATTGTTGCTTCTCCTAAAGCTACAAAAGCGGATGTTTATAGTTTGGTTTATGCAATTCCAGCTGCAAATACATCGGCTTTCTTAGACCAATACGGAAAAACAATCACAACAGAAATTACATATACTTTACTTCCTTTATAATTGTAAAGTATATTTTATAAATCTTTTTCATAGCAAGAAAAGGCTGGATTCGAAATCGGATTCAGCTTTTTTGGTTTTAATAAAATAATAAAAAAACATTGTAGTTCAATTTCTACAATTGATAGACAATCCTTACTACAAAGCTAAGTTGAATTCCGTTGTTACTTTGTCATATCAAAATGAAACAAAAAAATATAACAAAATAACTTTTTAAAAAACTACAAAAATGGAAACTACAAGAAACATCTTCAAATCAGTATCAATTTTAGCAATCGCTTTAATGTTTGGATTCGGTGCAAATGCACAAAATGACAACAAAATAAAAACAAATAAATTATCAGTAAATGTTGGTGAATTTTACAGCTTAAACTTAAGCAACGACAATGCAACAATATTGTTAGATAGCGAAGCAAAATTTGCAAGCGGAAGTGAGTCAACTCCAATTACAATGACTATTTTTTCTTCAAGAAAATATGCAGTTACTGCAAAAGTTTCTTCAGCTCAATTTAACGGAACTGCTGATAACACTTCAGTAAGTACAAATAATATCGATTTGATTGTTGCTAAAACAAGCGGAAATGACGAAGCTGCAATTTCTAACAGAACCAATAACAGCTTGAAACATGCAACAGCAGAAGAAATTGTTGCTTCTCCTAAAGCTACAAAAGCGGATGTTTATAGTTTGGTTTATGCAATTCCGGCTGCGAACACTTCGGCTTTCTTGGATCAATACGGAAAAACAATCACAACTGAAATTACATATACTTTACTTCCTTTATAATTGTAAAGTATATTTTATAAATCTTTTTCATAGCAAGAAAAGGCTGGGTTCGATATCGGATTCAGCTTTTTTGGTTTTAGTTAAGTTTATAAAGAAAAATAATTACAATTTCTCACAACATAAATACATTAATAAATTATTTAGTTCATTTTTAACATATAGACATAAATTGAAACAATCGTAAAATAAAAAAACAAAATAAAGTTGAAAAAACATATATCATAAAAAAAATCACAAATTATTTATGCAAAATCAAAATTTACCTTCAAATAGAAAAAATAACATTTTAAACACAATAAAAAAAATAATATGCACGCATACAATAAACCGTATATATTAGTACCTTTATATTTATAAAAAAATAAAACATAATAAAACACACTCAAAATGGGAAGTAAATTTATCGGTGTTGGTAGTTACATTCCTACACAAACCATTACCAATCTTTATTTTAAAGATTATGAATTCTTAAATGAACAAGGAATAGCACTTAAACAAAAAAGTGAATTTATTGCAGAAAAACTTAAGGACATTACAGGAATTAAAGAACGTAAATATGTTGAAACAGATTTAGTTACTTCAGACATTGGTTTGATTGCTGCACAACGAGCAATTGTTGACGCACAAATTGACCCTGAAACTTTAGATTATATCATATTTGCACACAACTTTGGAGATGTAAAATTCGGAACTATTCAATCTGATGCTGTTCCTTCATTGGCAGCACGAGTTAAAAAAAATCTTCAAATAAAAAATCCAAAATGCGTAGCATACGATTTACTTTTCGGATGTCCAGGATGGGTCGAAGGTGTTATACAGGCAAATGCTTTTATTAAAGCAGGAATCGCAAAACGTTGTTTGATTATTGGAGCAGAAACATTGTCAAGAGTAGTTGATTTACATGACCGCGACAGCATGATTTACGCTGATGGTGCTGGAGCCGCTGTATTGGAAGCTACAACATCTGAATATGGTGTTATTGCTCACGCAACAGAATCTTATACTTTTGAGGAATCTGAATTTATTCATTTTGGAAAGTCATATAACAACGACCACGACCCAAATATTAGATATATAAAAATGTTTGGTAAAAAAATATATGAATTTGCACTAATTCACGTACCTGCTGCTATGAAAGCTTGTCTAGAAAAAAGTGGCGTATCGATTCATGACATTAAAAAAATATTGATTCATCAAGCAAATGAAAAGATGGATGAAGCTATAGTTTACCGATTCTACAAACTTTTTAATATGGAAGTTCCAGAGCACATCATGCCAATGACCATCGGTAAATTAGGAAATAGTAGTGTT comes from Flavobacterium sp. I3-2 and encodes:
- a CDS encoding cation:proton antiporter; its protein translation is MELYYTFSVLIVLASLFAYLNVRFLKLPGTIGIMIIAMMVSVGIRLLGDQFFPQTTQEFFQLIKEFDFTEILMGAMLNFLLFAGALHVNISDLKEHKWPIFTYATISVVLSAFIISGILFYVAPIFGITIPFIYCLLFGTLISPTDPIVVLGILKEAKVPKMIETKITGESLFNDGVAVVMFAVVLKMATDTSFEATFGSVSWLFLIEAGGGVLLGALLGITASRVMKKIDDYKVTVLITLAIVMGGFLIASELHFSSPLAMVIAGLIIGNYGKKHSMNETTRDYLGKFWELIDEILNAILFLFIGFELLVLPDLQHQLLLGIVTIFIGLLARTLSIFIPASTILRKNTYSRGSLITMVWGGIRGGVSIALVMSIPNSAGEIKDVLLEITYIVVLFSIVVQGLTVGKVAKKVLKEE
- a CDS encoding aldehyde dehydrogenase translates to MQTPKEIVLKQRCFFYNGNTLSISYRKEALLKLKKSLEKHQDELIQAVYNDFKKSEYEVLLTEFAMLQLEIKNHLKNLYHWAKPQKVRASILNFPSSDFIYKQPYGVVLIISPWNYPLLLALQPMISAIAAGNCVILKPSEISVHTSKVLQKMISETFPQEYISVIQGDVQKTTEILENKFDKIFFTGSTSVGKIIQQKAAETLTPTVLELGGKSPCVINKSANLEIAAKRITFGKFVNAGQTCIAPDFIWIDETIKDKFIAILKQTIIDFYGNEMQPNPDFPRIINQKQFLRLEKYLSDGKIYFGGKTDAVDNYIQPTILDDISFDDAIMQDEIFGPILPILTFKNLAEVIEHNHQNEKPLAMYLFSTNESEIKKFMTQTQFGGGCINDVLSHIINDKVPFGGFGASGLGNYHGKFGFDTFVHFKTIVHRKNWFDFKIKYAPYAKKSQIIKKFLFRFLS
- a CDS encoding DUF6174 domain-containing protein, whose protein sequence is MKKNNLLLFFAISGFFFSCSSDDNSYQVKFNEAEFTQQRELWKENNLSNYSYQYDYFASSGPFEINVLVENGIAIGDSDYADAKTIDEVFNKIQSDYQDALNQDKNGIKGVQITVSYNKEFHYPEKIYYSTSYKGDSPLGGAYYELEIKNFTPNN
- a CDS encoding 3-oxoacyl-ACP synthase III family protein, which gives rise to MGSKFIGVGSYIPTQTITNLYFKDYEFLNEQGIALKQKSEFIAEKLKDITGIKERKYVETDLVTSDIGLIAAQRAIVDAQIDPETLDYIIFAHNFGDVKFGTIQSDAVPSLAARVKKNLQIKNPKCVAYDLLFGCPGWVEGVIQANAFIKAGIAKRCLIIGAETLSRVVDLHDRDSMIYADGAGAAVLEATTSEYGVIAHATESYTFEESEFIHFGKSYNNDHDPNIRYIKMFGKKIYEFALIHVPAAMKACLEKSGVSIHDIKKILIHQANEKMDEAIVYRFYKLFNMEVPEHIMPMTIGKLGNSSVATIPTLLDILRNKEIDNHRIHKGDCAIICSVGAGMNINAIVYRY
- a CDS encoding copper resistance protein NlpE, producing the protein MKKMILAAAVIAVGFASCDKKADANTSTNDSLNQPATTEQTETPKPTEEKPDGSTAQTALDWAGIYAGTLPCADCEGIQTELALNDDNTFVIKQTYLGKKETIEDKGTIMWHDGTIAHLKGKIVDMKLKVEENQLVFLDQDGKVIDGPLKDKYIFKKK